The following are encoded together in the Micromonospora lupini genome:
- a CDS encoding HD domain-containing protein has product MADLLDRWRAAARDAGARPDESCTRAGEELLARWREPHRHYHTVAHLSVVLDVVDRYAALAERPDLVRLAAWCHDAVYDPRAPGDTNERDSATLAGTLLTGLGAPAPAVAEVRRLVLLTAGHAVTPGDADGALLCDADLAVLAGPPAAYDSYATAIRREYAHVPESAFRTGRAAVLTGLLALPALFRLPPLAQRWEQPARDNLRRELAALTGPPTIPA; this is encoded by the coding sequence GTGGCCGATCTGCTGGACCGGTGGCGGGCGGCGGCCCGTGACGCCGGCGCGAGACCCGACGAGAGCTGCACCCGGGCCGGGGAGGAGCTGCTCGCCCGGTGGCGGGAGCCGCACCGGCACTACCACACGGTGGCGCATCTGAGCGTCGTCCTCGATGTGGTGGACCGGTACGCCGCGCTGGCCGAGCGGCCCGACCTGGTCCGCTTGGCCGCCTGGTGCCACGACGCCGTCTACGACCCGCGGGCCCCGGGCGACACCAACGAACGGGACAGCGCCACGCTGGCCGGGACCCTGCTCACCGGGCTCGGGGCGCCGGCGCCCGCGGTGGCCGAGGTGCGCCGGCTGGTCCTGCTCACCGCCGGGCACGCCGTGACGCCCGGCGACGCCGACGGCGCCCTGCTCTGCGACGCGGACCTCGCCGTGCTGGCCGGGCCGCCGGCCGCCTACGACAGCTACGCCACGGCGATCAGGCGGGAGTACGCGCACGTGCCCGAGTCGGCCTTCCGGACCGGACGGGCCGCCGTACTCACCGGGCTGCTGGCGCTACCCGCGCTGTTCCGGCTGCCGCCGCTCGCGCAGCGGTGGGAGCAGCCGGCCCGGGACAACCTGCGCCGTGAGCTGGCCGCACTCACCGGGCCGCCGACGATCCCGGCCTGA
- a CDS encoding DUF4031 domain-containing protein: MLYLDRPAWPWRGRLWSHLISDVSYAELHAFAEALGAPRRGFDRDHYDIPADRFAAAVWLGARVVPSRELVRLLRDAGLRRPKHLVRPGSSAAR, translated from the coding sequence ATGCTCTACCTGGACCGGCCGGCCTGGCCGTGGCGCGGTCGACTCTGGTCGCACCTGATCAGCGACGTCTCCTACGCCGAGTTGCACGCCTTCGCCGAGGCGCTTGGCGCACCCCGGCGCGGTTTCGACCGGGACCACTACGACATCCCGGCCGACCGGTTCGCGGCGGCGGTGTGGCTCGGTGCCCGGGTGGTGCCGAGCCGGGAACTCGTCCGGTTGCTGCGCGACGCCGGGCTGCGTCGCCCGAAGCACCTGGTCAGGCCGGGATCGTCGGCGGCCCGGTGA
- a CDS encoding FAD-binding oxidoreductase has translation MAPTGLLDDLRAALGENAVLTDPDLLRVHQRDEADLCAAGVPLVVTRPRTTEQVVAVVRAAARHGVPLVPQGARTGLAGAANAVDGAVVLSTVAMDEIREIDPVSRIAVVQPGVVNAALAAAVARQGLWYPPDPGSWESSTIGGNVATNAGGMCCVKYGVTTEYVLGLEVVLASGEVLRTGRRTAKGVAGYDLTRLFVGSEGTLGVITEVTVALRPAPADSLTLVAVFGSTAAAGTAVARIAARGLTPSLLELLDQTHLRAIEAYQPMGLRTDAQALLLAAADTGSRAGDDLAALAEVCEAAGAEEVYAATDAVEAAALLQARRLAHPAMEKFAADTHPDGSGGLVIDDVAVPRGALAALLDGVARIAADCDVPIGVVGHAGDGNMHPNIVVDRADPASVERGRRAFDEIMRLGLELGGTCTGEHGVGLLKRDWLAREIGPVGVRVHQAIKAALDPAGLLNPGKVLRL, from the coding sequence ATGGCCCCCACCGGACTCCTCGACGACCTGCGCGCCGCCCTGGGCGAGAACGCCGTGCTCACCGACCCGGACCTGCTGCGCGTGCACCAGCGCGACGAGGCCGACCTCTGCGCCGCAGGCGTCCCCCTCGTGGTGACCCGTCCGCGTACCACCGAGCAGGTGGTAGCCGTGGTTCGGGCGGCGGCGCGGCACGGCGTACCGCTGGTGCCGCAGGGCGCGCGGACGGGGCTGGCCGGCGCGGCGAACGCGGTGGACGGCGCGGTGGTGCTCAGCACCGTCGCGATGGACGAGATCCGGGAGATCGACCCGGTGAGCCGGATCGCTGTGGTCCAGCCCGGCGTGGTCAACGCCGCGCTCGCGGCGGCGGTCGCCCGGCAGGGCCTCTGGTACCCGCCGGACCCCGGCTCGTGGGAGTCGTCCACGATCGGCGGCAACGTGGCCACCAACGCCGGCGGCATGTGCTGCGTGAAATACGGCGTGACCACCGAGTACGTGCTCGGCCTGGAGGTGGTGCTCGCCTCCGGCGAGGTGCTGCGCACCGGGCGGCGGACGGCCAAGGGGGTGGCCGGCTACGACCTGACGCGGCTCTTCGTCGGCTCGGAGGGCACCCTCGGGGTGATCACCGAGGTGACCGTGGCGCTGCGGCCCGCCCCGGCCGACTCGTTGACCCTGGTGGCGGTCTTCGGCTCCACGGCGGCGGCCGGCACGGCGGTGGCCCGGATCGCCGCGCGGGGCCTCACGCCCAGCCTGCTGGAGTTGCTGGACCAGACCCACCTGCGGGCGATCGAGGCGTACCAGCCGATGGGGTTGCGGACCGACGCGCAGGCCCTGTTGCTGGCCGCCGCCGACACCGGCAGCCGGGCGGGCGACGACCTGGCCGCCCTGGCCGAGGTGTGCGAGGCGGCCGGCGCCGAGGAGGTCTACGCGGCCACCGACGCGGTGGAGGCGGCGGCGTTGTTGCAGGCTCGCCGGCTCGCCCACCCGGCGATGGAGAAGTTCGCCGCCGACACCCACCCGGACGGCAGCGGTGGCCTGGTGATCGACGACGTGGCGGTGCCGCGGGGCGCGCTCGCCGCGCTGCTGGACGGGGTGGCCCGGATCGCGGCGGACTGCGACGTGCCGATCGGCGTGGTGGGGCACGCCGGGGACGGCAACATGCATCCGAACATCGTCGTCGACCGGGCCGACCCGGCGAGCGTGGAGCGGGGCCGGCGGGCGTTCGACGAGATCATGCGGCTCGGCCTGGAGCTGGGCGGCACCTGCACCGGCGAGCACGGGGTGGGGCTGCTCAAGCGGGACTGGCTGGCGCGGGAGATCGGCCCGGTCGGCGTCCGGGTGCACCAGGCCATCAAGGCGGCGCTGGACCCGGCCGGCCTGCTCAACCCGGGCAAGGTACTCCGACTCTGA